One Zymoseptoria tritici IPO323 chromosome 5, whole genome shotgun sequence genomic window, AGCCAAACAGCTGCCGATGAGCGCCATTGGCATGTACATGTCAGGGAACAGCCTGCAGATATTCAGCATCATGATGGTCTTCATGCTGTTCAAAGGACCGATATTGGCGGTGATTGGGATTCAAGGCACATTTCAGAGACTGGAGAGCGATGGCATTAAACAGCAGATGATCATGGTCAAACTGGCGTTCGTTGGATGCAACATGCTAGCGCTGGCCTTGGGCATCTGGAAAGTGAACGGGATGGGATTACTACCGTGAGTATTTGCTGTTGTATATCGGGCTTCAGCTCTCAATTGACACTCGAACAGGACAACAAGATCAGACTGGCTGGCGTGGGAGTCGCCGAGGGAAGCGATCGAGCGAGCCTACTTTGTGCCTTCATGACGATAGACCACAGTATACTATGACTACGGCACACGACTACCAATACATGGTGTGAAGAATCTGATTCCGCCCCAGGTTGATGTAGTCTCCCGACTGATGTATCGAGAGCAAGGGGTCACATTTCTTTGCTGATCGGCTTGTCCTAGGTTTCAGGAGGGTGACGACTACGCAAACTGAGGTTCTTCCAGACGGACCATACCTCCATAATTtcgctcaaactgcactgCATGTGTCTAACTCTGTGGGCTTAGACTGTGCGATCTGCGCTAGGGAACGGAAATACAGTTCGAGGAAGATGTGTGTCTTCGAGAGTGATGAAAGCAACGACAAAACTTTCGTGCTTCGAGCTCACACGATACCGACCGAGCTACTGGAGTCCGGGTTGAGTAGTGCGGGTTAAGCGGAGCTACGGAGGTATCTGGTCAATGCCTGCTGCAGATCGGTGAGTTAGCAGGAATGTGTTTTGCTTTGCTCCTCCGTCAAATCGCCCTCCCATCATCACCTGGCCGCACATACAGGCCTGGCTACTACCTCCGTGGCTCCGCTCAAACCGCACCACGTAGCTTGGACTATATTGGCTCGGAGGTACAGTGTGTGTAGGAGAACACCTTGGATTTAACTTTCGTTCTCTGGCGCAAACGATACACACCAAGCCACTAGAGTCTGACACATGCGGTCGAGGGGTGCAATTTGAGCGGGATCACGGAGGTAAGACACCACCGAGGACCAACCAACAAATATTCAGGATCCGCCAGGAGGTTGAGCGCGCCTGGGCCGATGAAGCTTCGGCGAGATACAGGAGTATCGAGGTGGTTGAACGGCAAAGCGGCCGTATACTGGAACATGTTCAAGAGATACTGAAGAAGACACGTCTTCCTTCGGCACACGAGATACCGAGACTCTGCCTGGAGAGAACTGCGAGTAGGCGGAATGCCTATTGCAGAAGAGGTCAACAACGACCTGAAAAGACCTTAGCGCATGTCCCCTTCAAGCAGTCTTTGGACTGGACATCAATTGGGCATCCACGGCCGACAAAGTCGGATTCCGAAGCAGCGATGCGCTATCAAAATCGTATACTTACAGGGTGCTCGTTCGCGAGTAACTTGCCCGGGCCATTGACCCCATACACCATCGAGAGCCATGTCGCGGAGTGGGAAGCTGAATGGCTGAAACGGTGCACCATTGACCAGCAATCTTATTCATGCTAACGAAGCCGAATGCTTCGATGGTCTGGAAAACGCGAGCCTTGAACAGTGGCTTTGCGCTCCACTCATCTGCTACGGGCGCCCATCACAACAACGCTTTTGACGATGCAAACTGCCCCAGGAATGGCACCACTGCCTGCATGAAGGCCTTTGGCTGGTCTATATTCACCGCATGTCCAGCCCCAGGGACCACTACTTTCTTTGCTCCGGGAATCTTCTTGGCCATATACTCAGAAGCCACCAAGAATGGCTTATCCTCCGCTCCAACTACTACCAAAGAAGGCACCTCGACCCTGACTAAACTCTCAATAATCGTCGAATCTCGCTGTGTCAGCATGCCTCTTGCGGCTAATGCAAGTCCCTCGGCATTCCGATGCGAAGCCCGACTCCTCTCTGGACTCTGTCGATGCAACGCTTTCAAGCCGTCTTTCTCCAGTTCCTCGGCAGTCTTGATCGCGGTCCTATTCCACTCTTCCCTCGCGGAGTCCTTCTTGAACCCAGGTCCGGTATCGATGATCAGCAGTGCGCAGACTCGTTTTGGGTAAGAGCGATAGAAGGCGAGACTCATGTAACCGCCTAAGGAGAGACCGCCGACAATGGCCTTGGTGTCGGGCGTGCAGTTCGCATCGAGAATCAGGCCGATGTCTTCAACGGTGTGTGCTTCGCTGTAGGCGGATGGGTCCGAAGGATAGCCCGACTTACCGTGGCCTCTCATGTCCCTATCGCACTGTG contains:
- the ELH gene encoding putative enol-lactone hydrolase (Low similarity to enol-lactone hydrolases. This gene could encode for a protein part of the ketoadipate pathway.), with the translated sequence MHQALRAIGSAFGRRGELGVAKPKLYRSSPSIDTARNEQCHSSTEQAFVYSSMWGGQIEPLSKRFRLIVWDMRGHGKSGYPSDPSAYSEAHTVEDIGLILDANCTPDTKAIVGGLSLGGYMSLAFYRSYPKRVCALLIIDTGPGFKKDSAREEWNRTAIKTAEELEKDGLKALHRQSPERSRASHRNAEGLALAARGMLTQRDSTIIESLVRVEVPSLVVVGAEDKPFLVASEYMAKKIPGAKKVVVPGAGHAVNIDQPKAFMQAVVPFLGQFASSKALL